The following coding sequences lie in one bacterium genomic window:
- a CDS encoding fumarate hydratase, translated as MWCQPPKRLTNLRSTTSIPSPLTRARTRSTAEAAMETPCRGGEFGVRQSGQCASGPAGMQGPPRATPAAASPRLKAGGRWPILAVWVRRPGPGSEAGMKTIPDLESHLFELIRRASTKLPADVTAALGAGQGREAAGSAAATSLATILENVELSERCVSPICQDTGTPVFYVKHPWDYPVRPIREAALAAIRRATKESLLRPNAVDSVTGANSNDNTGEAFPSFSFEQWEEPDALRFDLLLKGGGSENQSAQYSLPHGGLKAGRDLEGVRRVILDAVVNAQGQGCGPAILGVCIGGDRASSYALAKKQLLRPLADPS; from the coding sequence ATGTGGTGCCAGCCGCCGAAGAGGTTGACGAACTTGAGGTCGACGACCTCGATCCCCTCGCCCTTGACGCGGGCGAGGACGCGCTCCACCGCGGAGGCGGCCATGGAGACTCCTTGTCGGGGCGGTGAGTTCGGGGTGCGGCAGTCCGGGCAGTGTGCCTCAGGGCCGGCGGGGATGCAAGGGCCGCCGCGCGCCACGCCGGCGGCGGCTTCGCCGCGATTGAAGGCCGGCGGCCGCTGGCCTATATTGGCGGTCTGGGTCCGCCGCCCGGGCCCGGGAAGCGAGGCCGGCATGAAGACGATCCCCGACCTGGAGAGCCACCTCTTCGAGCTGATCCGCCGGGCGAGCACCAAGCTGCCGGCGGACGTGACCGCGGCCCTCGGCGCCGGCCAGGGCCGCGAGGCGGCCGGCTCGGCCGCGGCGACCAGCCTGGCGACCATCCTCGAGAACGTCGAGCTGTCCGAGCGCTGCGTGAGTCCGATCTGCCAGGACACCGGCACGCCGGTCTTCTACGTCAAGCACCCCTGGGACTACCCGGTGCGCCCGATCCGGGAGGCGGCCCTGGCCGCCATCCGCCGGGCCACCAAGGAGAGCCTGCTGCGTCCCAACGCGGTGGACTCCGTGACAGGCGCCAACAGCAACGACAACACGGGCGAGGCCTTTCCCTCCTTCAGCTTCGAGCAGTGGGAGGAGCCGGACGCGCTCCGCTTCGACCTGCTGCTCAAGGGCGGCGGCAGCGAGAACCAGAGCGCCCAGTACAGCCTGCCGCACGGCGGGCTGAAGGCCGGCCGCGACCTGGAGGGCGTCAGGCGGGTGATCCTCGACGCGGTCGTGAACGCCCAGGGGCAGGGCTGCGGCCCGGCCATCCTGGGGGTCTGCATCGGCGGCGACCGGGCGAGCAGCTACGCGCTGGCCAAGAAGCAGCTCCTGCGGCCTCTCGCCGACCCGAGCC